The genomic window CACAGTGCCCAAGGCGTATCATAGGCAATAATCGTAGTACATAAATGGTATCACGCCTCTCTGCCAAGCGAAGAGGCAACTAACAGATCAATGACGAGGTTTCATGGCCACAAAGAAAGGGAAAACGCAAAAAGGCCCCGGTAGCAGCGTCATCGCCCAGAACAAGAAGGCACGTTTTGAATATCATATCGACGAAACCTTCGAGGCGGGACTGGCACTGGCTGGATGGGAAGTCAAAAGCATGCGCGCTGGCAAGGCACAGCTAACCGACACCTATATTCTTGTGCGCAACGGAGAGGCGTGGCTGCTAGGCAGCCATATCACGCCTCTCAATACCGCCAGCACGCACGAATTGGCCGACCCGACGCGAACACGTAAATTGCTGCTGCACCGCAAGGAAATTGCCAGGATTTTTTCAAAAACCCAGGATAAAGGCCACACCTGCGTACCTTTGAAGCTGTACTGGAAACGCAACCTGGTAAAATGCGAACTGGCTCTGGTGACCGGCAAAAAACTGCATGACAAACGCGCTACCGAGAAAGATCGCGACTGGAATCGCCAGAAAGGACGTATCATGCGTGAACACAACAAAGCATGACTGGTCAAAAAGCGTTAATCGCGTTATGATAATTGGCTGAAGTTAAGGGGGCGACATGGTCTCGACGCTGATGACAAACCCTGCGGTGCATGCCGAGAGCGTGATGTATCTCGTAAATCCAACATCACGAATAATAGTCGCAAACGACGAAAACTACGCTCAGGGCGCGCTGGCAGCTTAAACACTGCTAGCTTCTTGTCCGGCTCCAAGGTGATGTGCCTATTCATCACTGAGGAGATACGAGCTAAAAATGATAGGACCGCGGTTGGTGGTGTCTTCTCGCCAATCGTTAAACTTCAGAAGACTCGCGTCGCTGGATCCTGATCGTCGGAGCCAGTCGCGTTAAAGCAAAAGACGAAATCTAAGCATGTAGAGCCAATGGGCGAGTGTCGGCGGACGCGGGTTCAATTCCCGCCGCCTCCACCACCTTATCAAGCAAATCAAGCACCTACGGGTGCTTTTTTTGTGTGTTAACTAATCTATTAGCCTTACTCAAAATATTCTTTGCCTGTCAGCAAACTTGTCGATAAAGCCATCGCGGCCCAGCATTCATGCAGCTGTTCCAAATGCAATAATCTGCCGTGCGCCGGTTTCTTTAAAACACCTCTAAAACCCGCGCAGACAGTTTTTAACCCTGGCGATAATGCCTGCATCGCGAACCTAATCAGCGAATACTCTATGAATCCACATTGCTGATCGGATCGCCGCCTGGGTGTTAGTGAAAAACAATTGCAACTGCCATGGCTGGTTTATCCTCTTATACACGTTCGATAAGCGTGGCAATACCCTGACCCACGCCCACACACATGGTGCAGAGCGCGTAGCGCTTGCCGCTGTTCTGTAGCTCATGAGCAGCGGTCAACAGCAGGCGCGCACCGGACATTCCCAACGGATGGCCCAATGCAATGGCGCCGCCGTTGGGGTTGACACGGGGGTCGTCATCGCTGAGGCCGAGATCACGCATACACGCCAGCGCCTGAGCAGCAAAGGCTTCATTGAACTCGAACACATCAATATCTTGCATACGGATACCCGTACGCTTGAGTAGCTTCTGCACCGCTGGCACCGGCCCATAGCCCATGATGCGCGGTTCAACGCCCGCCGAGGCCATGCCAATGATCCTCGCCATGGGCTTCAAGCCGTGGGCCTCAACGGCAGCCTGGCTGGCCACTAACATCGCCGCTGCCCCGTCGTTGACGCCGGACGCATTGCCCGCCGTCACGCTACCGCCTTCACGGAAAGGGGTAGGTAGCCCAGCCAGTTTTTCCAGAGTGGTTTCGCGCAGGTGCTCGTCCTGCTCAAATACCAGCGCTGCCTGTTTGCGGCGTGGAATCTCGATGGCGGTGATTTCCTGGGCAAAGCGACCGGCTTTCTGGGCGGCAGCGGCTTTTTGCTGGGAGCGCAGCGCAAAGGCATCCTGGTCTTCCCGGGAAATAGAAAACTGCTCGGCGACGTTTTCAGCGGTCTCCGGCATGGAATCCACCCCGAACGCCTTCTTCATCAGCGGGTTGATAAAGCGCCAGCCGATGGTGGTATCTTCGATTTTCTGGCCGCGTGAGTAGGCGCTATCTGCCTTGCCCATGACGTAGGGCGCCCGCGACATGGATTCCACCCCGCCTGCCAGGGCCAGTTCCATTTCTCCGGCCTTGATGGCGCGAAAGGCGGTACCCACGGCATCCATTCCCGAGCCGCACAGGCGGTTCATGGTGGTGCCAGGCACCGAGGCGGGAAGCCCGGCCAGCAGGGATGACATGCGCGCCACGTTACGGTTGTCTTCACCGGCCTGGTTGGCGCAACCCATAAAGACTTCTTCAATCGCTGCCGGATTCAGATCCGGCGCTTCTGCCAGCACGGCCTTGAAAATCGTCGCGGCAAAATCATCGGGGCGCAGACTGGCCAGGGTGCCGCCAAAGCGGCCTACCGCCGTACGGCGCGGGTGACAGAGAAATACATCTGACATCATGGTCTCCTATTGGCCAGCGTGGGCACGTTCGGTGCGGGCTTTCAGCTCACGTAGTACGTCAAGCTCCTGCTGGCTGGGTTCGGGCGTGATCTCCAGCTGCTCGGCAAAGCGGATGTCCCAGCCGGTGGCATTGGTCACGTTCTCCCGGCTCACGCCTGAGTGCAGCGAAACCACCACCAGCTCTTTGGTCTCGGGGTCTGGTTTCATCACGCACAGATCGCTGATCACCCGGGTGGGGCCTTTGCCGATATTGGGAACGCCATCACGGCCTTTACCGTCGCGGCCAAAGCCCAGGGTGGTCACGAAATCAACCTGATCCACAAAGGCGCGCTTGGAGTGCTTGAGGGTGATAAAGACTTCGCCTGCGTTAGTGGCAATTTCAGGCGCCCCGCCGCCGCCCGGCAGGCGCACTTTCGGCTCACGGTAGTCGCCGATCAGAGTAGTATTAAGGTTGCAGTAACGATCAATCTGGGCCGTTCCCAGGAAACCGACGTTGATCTTGCCGCCCTGCAGCCAGTAGCGAAACATTTCCGGCACCGCCACCGTGGTCAGGGCAGTTTCGGCCAGCTCACCATCACCAATGGACAGCGGCAGCACATCTGGCTTTGTCTGCAGGGTGCCGGATTCATAGATCAGCACCACATCCGGGGCGTGGGTCAGGCGTGCCAGGTTAGCCGCCTCACTGGGCAGGCCAATGCCGACAAAACAGGTCGAGCCGTTTTCCAGCGCCCGGGCAGCAGTCACGGTCATCATTTCCGAGGCGGTATATTCAAGGCGCATCAGGCGTGCCCTCCTGCAGTGTCATTGGCGGCGCTGAAGACATTGTCGTCCAGCCAGCGAGTAAAGGTGTCGCGGTCGCGGGCAATGGCATCCCACTCTTTATAGAAGCGGTTATTGCGCCCGTAGTAGCCGTGGGTATAGGACGGCAGCGCGCCCTTCTCGGCCACCGCCACGGCACTGATCGCCCAGCCCGGAATCACGCAGGCATTAGGGTGGGCGTTGAGGTCATCGACGATCTCCTCAACGGTCACAATGCTGTGCTTTGCCGCCAGCACCGCCTCTTTCTGCACCCCGACGATCCCTTCCACCAGCACATTGCCCTGACGATCGGCGCGCTGGGCATGCACGATGGAGATATCCGGGCGCACCGAGGGCACGGCGGCCAGGCGCTCACCGGTGAAGGGGCATTCGATAAACCTGATCTGATCGTTGACGCTGGGTAACTCGCTGCCTACGTAGCCACGCAGCACCGCCAGCGGAAGACCCGCTGCCCCCGCCTCAAAAGCGCAGGCCATGGCGGCATGGCTGTGCTCCAGAATCTCGATCTTGCGCGGCCAACCTTTTTCAACCGCATCACGCAGGCGATGCAGAGAGCCAACCCCCGGATTACCGCCCCAGGAAAAGATCACCTTGCTGGCACTGCCAGCGCCAATCAGTTGATCGTAGATAATATCTGGGGTCATGCGAATCAGGGTGAGATCGCGCTTTTTCTGGCGGATCACTTCATGGCCCGCCGCAAACGGAATCAGGTGGGTGAAGCCTTCCATGGCCACGGTAGCGCCGTCGTGGACGAAACGCGCCACTGCGTCATGCAAGCTTAAAAATTCAGCCATACCGGGTGCCTCTGTCGATGAACACTTTTGTAGGATAAGAAATACCAGCCACTTTGTTCGTTTTACGAACATATATTCTTAATACGAACAAAATAGCGGGCAATCCTGTGTAAGTCAACAGACACAGCAACGTGGCCGTTAGCGTGAGCACTGACGACATCGAACAATCAACTGGATACGCTAGAGCAAGGGCGCCCTGTTGTTCGCTATTCGAACAAGGTGTTATTCTCTGCGCCCCAGCCAATTCAATGACTAACGTAGAGAAAGGTTAAGAACCATGGACGATGCCCCATCGGATAACGCGCTGACACCAACGGATCGTGACTTTGTCTCCGCCCTTGCCAGCGGGCTTGATGTCATCATGGCATTCGATGAAGCCCACCCGCGCATGACCCTCAGCGAAGTAGCCACCCGTACTGATATGAACCGTGCCAAGGCGCGCCGGTTTCTATTGACCCTGCATGCCCTTGGCTATGTACGTAAGCACCAACGCTATTTTGAGCTGACACCCAAGGTGCTGCAGTTGGGGTATTCCTACTTGTCGAGCCATAATCACCGCAGCGTGATCCAGCATTATCTGGAAGATATCACCCGCGACATCGGCGAATCCTCGTCGCTGGGCGTACTGGACGGCGACGAGGTAATTTATATTGCCCGCTCTTCAGCTCCCCACCGGCTGATGGCCATTACCTTATCAACAGGGACTCGGCTGCCGGCGGCCTATACTTCCATGGGGCGCATACTGCTAGCCCAGTTATCTGATAGTGAACTCGATGATTATCTGGAAGATGTGAAACTGACGCCGTATACCGACAAGACCCTTACCCGCCGTGGCGACCTGAAAGCGGCCATTTTAACCGCACGGCAGCAGGGCTATGCCGTTGTCGATCAGGAACTCGATTCCGGGCTGCGCTCAATCGCCATTCCCGCCTTCGATACTGAAGGCAAATTGCTGGGTGCTCTGAACATCAGCACCAATGCTGCCCGGGTCGATATGGATACCCTGCTGGACAGCTATTTACCGCTTCTTAAAGAAAAAGCCCGGCAGATACAGTTATCTGTCAGTTCCTGATGTGGCTTCGTACATACAATTTCCTTCACGACGTCACCGTAAATTATTCGCTCTTTATCCGAGGTTAGAGGCTTTAGGATGCTGTAGAACATTAATTAATAAGGAAGATGTTATGCCAACAACCCGCGTTCAATCCGCGCGCAGCGTGGTTGCTCAGCATCCTGCCAAACGGGATGATATCGAAGACTTGGTCACTCGGCGGCCGCTACCAGGGCCACAGCTTGAACAGCTCGATCCGTTTCTTTTCCTGAATCATCACGGTCCGCAGGTTTACCCCGCCAACAACCGTGGGTTGCCATTTGGCCCGCACCCACACCGGGGGTTTGAAACCGTGACGTTTATTCTTGATGGCTCACTGGCTCATGCCGATAGCGCCAGCCATCAAAGCGTCATTCATGCTGGTGGTGTGCAGTGGATGACAGCAGGCAGCGGTATTATTCATGCGGAAATATCGCCACCCGAGTTTCGGCGTGATGGCGGCTCTCTGGAAATCCTGCAGCTGTGGGTCAACCTACCCTCACGGCTGAAGATGAGCGAACCCCGCTATGTGGGGCTGCAGCAGGAAGAAATCCCGGCCATCACCCTACCCGGCGGCGGCGAGCTTCGTCTGATTGCAGGGCAGTGGCAGGAACAGACAGCCCCGATTACCTCGCTAACTGGCGTGTTCATGTCGACGCTGAGGCTGCCTTCAGGGGTGAGCGAACAGCTACCTGTGGCTGCCGGGCGGCAAGTATTTCTCTACCTGGTGAGTGGCGAGGTAAGCATAGGCGGTGACCCCGTTAAACCACACCATCTCATTGAGGTCGACCGCGAAGGCGATAGAATCGATATTGAGGCCAGCAGCAACGCTCGCCTGCTGTTTGGCCACGGCGATGTGATTGACGAAGCTGTCTACTCCCACGGCCCCTTCGTGATGACGACCCGCGCAGAGATTGTTCAGGCGGTAGAGGACTACCAGGCAGGCCGTTTTGGCGGGCTAAGTCTGTAATGCTGCGCCGGTTGCCCAAAGGCACCCGGCGCCGCTAGACAGAGACCACCACGCGGTTTCTTCCCGTCTGTTTCGCTCGGTAAAGGGCATCATCTGCTTGTTTGATCAGCTCAAAGGTACTGCCCACGTCTTCGCCTGGCTTACCCGCCGCCACGCCCAGGCTGGCGGTGACCCTTTTGAGTGGGGAATCCACATGGGCAATATCAAGCGCTTCCAGGCTATAACGGAGACGTTCGGCAATCACTGCACCCGCTTGCTGGTCGCTATCCTGAAGGATGATAATGAACTCTTCTCCGCCGTAGCGCGCAGCCATATCATTGCCCCGCCGAGCATGTTGTTTTAACACTAGCGCCACTTCTCGCAGGCATTGATCACCGACCGGGTGCCCGTAGCGATCATTGAACGCCTTGAAGTAATCAATATCCAGCATAATAACGGTCAGGCTGAGGTCATTGCGCTGTGCGGTTAACCATTCTCGCGCCAGAATTTCCTCAAAGTAACGCCGATTGGCCAGGCTTGTGAGGCCATCAGTGCGGGAGAGTTCCTGCAGCTGCTGGTTGACTTCTTCAAGTGCCTGGGTGCGTTCTTTAACCTTCTCTTCCAGCACCTCACTGACTTCCCGGTACCTCGCCAGCAGCTGCTGGGTTTCTGCATTCTTTTCGCGAAACACCTCGGAGGCTCTGGACAATTCCTGAAGCTCGTAGCCTGCTTCATGGCCAGGCTTGATGGGCGCCGTTTCTCCCCGAGCAAGACGCCGGAAAACGCCA from Halomonas sp. CH40 includes these protein-coding regions:
- the smpB gene encoding SsrA-binding protein SmpB; the protein is MATKKGKTQKGPGSSVIAQNKKARFEYHIDETFEAGLALAGWEVKSMRAGKAQLTDTYILVRNGEAWLLGSHITPLNTASTHELADPTRTRKLLLHRKEIARIFSKTQDKGHTCVPLKLYWKRNLVKCELALVTGKKLHDKRATEKDRDWNRQKGRIMREHNKA
- the pcaF gene encoding 3-oxoadipyl-CoA thiolase, encoding MSDVFLCHPRRTAVGRFGGTLASLRPDDFAATIFKAVLAEAPDLNPAAIEEVFMGCANQAGEDNRNVARMSSLLAGLPASVPGTTMNRLCGSGMDAVGTAFRAIKAGEMELALAGGVESMSRAPYVMGKADSAYSRGQKIEDTTIGWRFINPLMKKAFGVDSMPETAENVAEQFSISREDQDAFALRSQQKAAAAQKAGRFAQEITAIEIPRRKQAALVFEQDEHLRETTLEKLAGLPTPFREGGSVTAGNASGVNDGAAAMLVASQAAVEAHGLKPMARIIGMASAGVEPRIMGYGPVPAVQKLLKRTGIRMQDIDVFEFNEAFAAQALACMRDLGLSDDDPRVNPNGGAIALGHPLGMSGARLLLTAAHELQNSGKRYALCTMCVGVGQGIATLIERV
- a CDS encoding CoA-transferase subunit beta; this translates as MRLEYTASEMMTVTAARALENGSTCFVGIGLPSEAANLARLTHAPDVVLIYESGTLQTKPDVLPLSIGDGELAETALTTVAVPEMFRYWLQGGKINVGFLGTAQIDRYCNLNTTLIGDYREPKVRLPGGGGAPEIATNAGEVFITLKHSKRAFVDQVDFVTTLGFGRDGKGRDGVPNIGKGPTRVISDLCVMKPDPETKELVVVSLHSGVSRENVTNATGWDIRFAEQLEITPEPSQQELDVLRELKARTERAHAGQ
- a CDS encoding CoA transferase subunit A; translated protein: MAEFLSLHDAVARFVHDGATVAMEGFTHLIPFAAGHEVIRQKKRDLTLIRMTPDIIYDQLIGAGSASKVIFSWGGNPGVGSLHRLRDAVEKGWPRKIEILEHSHAAMACAFEAGAAGLPLAVLRGYVGSELPSVNDQIRFIECPFTGERLAAVPSVRPDISIVHAQRADRQGNVLVEGIVGVQKEAVLAAKHSIVTVEEIVDDLNAHPNACVIPGWAISAVAVAEKGALPSYTHGYYGRNNRFYKEWDAIARDRDTFTRWLDDNVFSAANDTAGGHA
- a CDS encoding helix-turn-helix domain-containing protein; the encoded protein is MDDAPSDNALTPTDRDFVSALASGLDVIMAFDEAHPRMTLSEVATRTDMNRAKARRFLLTLHALGYVRKHQRYFELTPKVLQLGYSYLSSHNHRSVIQHYLEDITRDIGESSSLGVLDGDEVIYIARSSAPHRLMAITLSTGTRLPAAYTSMGRILLAQLSDSELDDYLEDVKLTPYTDKTLTRRGDLKAAILTARQQGYAVVDQELDSGLRSIAIPAFDTEGKLLGALNISTNAARVDMDTLLDSYLPLLKEKARQIQLSVSS
- a CDS encoding pirin family protein, encoding MPTTRVQSARSVVAQHPAKRDDIEDLVTRRPLPGPQLEQLDPFLFLNHHGPQVYPANNRGLPFGPHPHRGFETVTFILDGSLAHADSASHQSVIHAGGVQWMTAGSGIIHAEISPPEFRRDGGSLEILQLWVNLPSRLKMSEPRYVGLQQEEIPAITLPGGGELRLIAGQWQEQTAPITSLTGVFMSTLRLPSGVSEQLPVAAGRQVFLYLVSGEVSIGGDPVKPHHLIEVDREGDRIDIEASSNARLLFGHGDVIDEAVYSHGPFVMTTRAEIVQAVEDYQAGRFGGLSL